One segment of Syngnathus scovelli strain Florida chromosome 6, RoL_Ssco_1.2, whole genome shotgun sequence DNA contains the following:
- the eea1 gene encoding early endosome antigen 1 isoform X2: MLRQEVQDLHTSLKEERWFSGELKKELDKVQGHLKQNDGQMSSEDSVLEKKLNESETEKFNMRQKAAQLATEIVDIKSRYDEEKSLREAADQKLSSVTELLQQEKKENEKLQTELLQRPGVEDVEVLQKELVQVQTLMDCMTREREQESERLRDHYEQLQAKFTSSEMTISQLKAELEKGPQEAAVYTQQIHQLQSDLNNAQQQNQNISEKLGRKEKEYQQLEEQLKTEKAAKKAGQHTLREKEREILELQTRATGAETSLQKASAELGEKTEEVARLKGEITDLEVKHAELKVERKQLEQQREEKDSQGAQQQTEIGQLHAKLLEAERQVGELQGRLKEQRQLSGEKLKDKEQQAADLQLKLSRAEEQMKESASKNTDLQHQLEKAKQQHQELQALQQNTNGKLRESQNDLEQVLRQIGDKDQKIQNLEALLQKSKDIVTQLETEREDLCAKIQAGEGETALLNQLKEKNHALQEQVTQLTDKMKNQSESNKQAQDNLHKQVQDQKTLLRSSQDRAHTLETSVTELAAQLADSKEKVTQLDSQLKAKTEMLLSTEAAKAAQKANLENNLESAQHALQDKQQELIKVQKKVEEQAQRLKERQEQCSQLEASLKEYKDKRLASEQHVEKLEGLNKKLEAQVAEVQAARDQMRKEVKNLQKEASEVKQKVKDLQLLLDNEKAANVTLQEEIKTKTSSLSDIQKQLECCEQGKSALELNVAKMTQEGEVQHAEWDKKAKGFAADLLKVQQEKETLKKELTSTQESFGKTRKALKECERQLDTERKNQKAAMEEKEKSYEKARGDLQKSNESISKAMTESKQQLEQMREVEKKLKVQLVSLEQQNTKSLREKDQKLGKLEEQFKTATVSYEEEIKKLKGEIAELREVSVKKVEEERQLREQAIEVSQQLASERSQTAELQKTLEQSRESLTKLQSDLYGKESELSALQEDLKVAEDKLRLNQEELAANQTHQTALENQIQEQKKSWNSLEQELGRRDQRIQQQEKSLNDLQKAQGQLKVDLEKERSKMEELLKDKSYLEKNNTRLTSEMKTLTAKSDKDLRELQEAKQLLIQQKLELQSQLEIAQGALQQEQKEHQTTRDTCNQKADQLLAKTKDLQDQLSSEKRAKDEQVKRGEEAEAKMGAQMTALNENVATLKREWQSSQRRVSELDKQTDELRGEIAVLEATVQHNQDERRALLERCVKGEGEIEKLQAKMVELRRKVDDTTAAMQELGRENQSLQIKQSQSLTRKWAEDHEVQNCMACGKGFSVTVRKHHCRHCGNIFCAECSSRNALTPSSKKPVRVCETCFEELQG, encoded by the exons ATGTTGCGACAGGAGGTTCAGGACCTTCATACATCACTTAAG GAAGAAAGATGGTTTTCCGGGGAGCTGAAAAAAGAATTAGACAAAGTCCAAGGACACCTGAAGCAA AATGACGGACAGATGAGCTCAGAGGATTCAG TACTAGAAAAGAAGTTAAACGAATCAGAGACGGAAAAATTTAACATGAGGCAGAAAGCCGCCCAGCTGGCCACAGAGATAGTAG ATATAAAGTCCCGTTATGACGAAGAGAAGAGTTTAAGGGAAGCTGCTGACCAGAAGCTTTCCAGTGTAACTGAGCTGCTTCAGCAAGAGAAGAAAGAGAATGAGAAACTCCAGACTGAACTG CTTCAGCGTCCGGGAGTGGAGGACGTTGAGGTACTGCAGAAGGAACTTGTGCAGGTACAGACATTAATGGACTGCATGACTCGCGAGAGAGAGCAGGAATCGGAGCGCCTCAGAGATCACTATGAGCAGCTGCAGGCTAAATTCACTTCCTCAGAG ATGACTATATCACAACTGAAAGCAGAGCTGGAGAAAGGGCCACAGGAAGCAGCTGTCTATACACAGCAGATCCACCAGCTTCAAAGTGACCTGAATAATGCTCAACAACAAAACCAG AATATTTCTGAAAAACTGGGACGCAAGGAAAAAGAGTATCAGCAGCTAGAGGAGCAACTAAAAACAGAGAAAGCTGCCAAAAAAGCAGGCCAACATACCCTTAGAGAGAAAGAGCGGGAAATCCTGGAGCTGCAGACCCGAGCCACAGGAGCAGAGACGTCCTTGCAGAAAGCCAGTGCAGAGCTTGGAGAGAAAACTGAGGAAGTGGCCAGGTTGAAGGGTGAGATTACAGACCTGGAGGTGAAGCATGCCGAACTAAAGGTTGAGAGGAAACAGTTGGAACAGCAAAGGGAAGAAAAAGACAGCCAAGGTGCTCAGCAGCAAACAGAAATTGGTCAG CTTCATGCAAAACTACTGGAGGCAGAGAGGCAAGTGGGTGAGCTGCAAGGTCGTCTGAAAGAACAGAGGCAGCTTTCTGGGGAGAAACTGAAGGACAAAGAGCAGCAAGCAGCCGACTTGCAACTTAAACTCTCACGTGCTGAAGAACAG ATGAAAGAAAGTGCCAGCAAGAACACAGACCTGCAGCACCAGCTGGAAAAAGCCAAGCAGCAACACCAGGAGCTGCAAGCACTGCAGCAGAACACCAATGGCAAACTCCGTGAGTCACAG AATGACCTGGAGCAGGTATTACGCCAGATTGGAGATAAGGACCAGAAGATCCAAAATTTGGAGGCCCTGCTGCAGAAAAGTAAGGACATTGTGACTCAACTGGAAACTGAGAGAGAAGACTTGTGTGCCAAGATTCAAGCCGGGGAGGGCGAGACCGCTTTGCTCAACCAACTTAAAGAGAAAAACCACGCACTACAGGAACAG GTAACCCAGCTGACAGACAAGATGAAGAATCAATCGGAGAGCAACAAGCAAGCCCAGGACAATCTGCATAAACAAGTTCAGGATCAGAAAACTCTACTGCGTTCATCCCAGGACCGGGCCCACACTCTGGAGACTTCTGTCACTGAGCTCGCCGCTCAGCTTGCAGACAGCAAGGAGAAGGTGACTCAGCTGGACTCTCAG CTGAAGGCAAAAACAGAGATGTTGCTGTCTACCGAGGCAGCCAAGGCTGCACAGAAGGCCAACCTGGAGAACAACCTAGAGTCTGCCCAGCATGCACTACAGGACAAGCAGCAG GAGCTTATTAAAGTTCAGAAGAAAGTAGAGGAGCAGGCACAGAGACTCAAGGAGAGGCAGGAACAGTGCAGTCAACTGGAAGCCTCTCTTAAGGAGTACAAGGACAAACGTCTGGCCTCGGAGCAACATGTAGAGAAGCTTGAGGGGCTCAATAAG AAACTGGAAGCGCAGGTGGCAGAGGTGCAGGCTGCAAGGGATCAGATGCGAAAAGAAGTGAAGAATCTGCAGAAGGAGGCATCTGAGGTCAAACAAAAAGTTAAGGATCTGCAGCTTTTGCTGGACAATGAAAAAGCAGC GAACGTGACGCTTCAAGAGGAAATAAAGACAAAGACCTCCTCGTTGAGTGACATCCAGAAGCAATTGGAGTGCTGCGAGCAGGGCAAATCTGCTCTTGAGCTCAATGTGGCCAAGATGACCCAAGAAGGGGAGGTTCAGCATGCAGAATGGGACAAGAAAGCAAAGGGCTTTGCTGCAGACTTGCTCAAGGTCCAACAGGAGAAAGAGACTCTAAAGAAAGAGCTGACTTCCACTCAGGAAAGTTTCGGCAAGACCCGCAAGGCCCTGAAAGAATGTGAGCGtcaactggacacagaaaggaaGAATCAGAAGGCAGCCATGGAGGAAAAG GAAAAGTCCTATGAAAAGGCAAGAGGGGATCTTCAGAAGAGTAACGAGAGCATCAGCAAGGCAATGACGGAATCTAAGCAACAACTGGAGCAGATGAGAGAA GtagagaagaagctgaaagtgcAGTTGGTATCATTGGAACAACAGAACACGAAGTCTCTGAGGGAGAAGGACCAAAAGTTGGGGAAGCTGGAGGAGCAATTTAAGACCGCCACTGTAAGCTATGAGGAGGAGATAAAGAAGCTGAAGGGAGAAATTGCAGAGTTACGGGAAGTCAGTGTTAAGAAA GTGGAGGAAGAACGCCAACTAAGGGAGCAGGCAATAGAAGTCAGCCAGCAGCTGGCTTCTGAGAGGAGCCAGACAGCAGAGCTACAAAAGACTTTAGAACAAAGTCGCGAAAGCCTCACTAAGCTTCAGTCGGACCTCTATGGAAAAGAGTCTGAGCTTTCAGCACTACAGGAAGACCTCAAAGTAG CTGAGGACAAACTACGGTTGAACCAGGAAGAGTTGGCAGCTAACCAGACCCATCAGACTGCATTAGAAAATCAGATCCAAGAGCAAAAGAAAAGCTGGAATTCTCTGGAGCAAGAGCTCGGTCGTCGAGATCAGAGAATCCAGCAGCAGGAGAAATCATTGAATGATCTCCAGAAGGCACAG GGTCAACTTAAGGTGGACCTcgagaaggagaggagcaaaatggaGGAGCTGCTCAAAGACAAGAGTTACCTGGAAAAGAACAACACCAGGCTGACTTCGGAGATGAAAACGCTAACAGCAAAGAGTGACAAG GATCTGCGAGAGTTGCAAGAAGCCAAGCAGCTGTTGATCCAGCAGAAACTGGAGCTGCAGAGCCAGCTGGAGATTGCGCAGGGTGCCCTCCAACAGGAACAGAAAGAACACCAGACCACCAGGGACACCTGCAATCAAAAAGCGGATCAGCTTCTCGCCAAAACCAAAGATCTCCAAGATCAGCTG TCCTCTGAGAAGCGAGCCAAAGATGAGCAGGTGAAGCGAGGAGAGGAAGCGGAGGCGAAAATGGGTGCCCAGATGACAGCGCTGAATGAAAACGTGGCCACCCTAAAGAGAGAGTGGCAGAGTAGCCAGCGACGAGTGTCTGAGCTGGACAAGCAGACGGACGAGCTGAGGGGGGAAATCGCCGTGCTGGAGGCCACTGTGCAACACAACCAGGATGAGAGACGTGCGCTTTTGGAAAG GTGTGTCAAGGGAGaaggagaaattgagaagctccAAGCCAAGATGGTGGAACTGAGGCGCAAAGTTGACGACACGACGGCAGCCATGCAGGAGCTGGGCCGAGAGAACCAGTCCCTCCAG ATTAAGCAGTCCCAGAGTCTTACCAGGAAATGGGCAGAGGATCACGAGGTGCAGAACTGCATGGCGTGTGGCAAAGGCTTCTCTGTCACTGTCAGGAAG CATCACTGCAGACACTGCGGGAATATTTTCTGCGCCGAGTGTTCGTCAAGGAACGCCCTCACGCCGTCCTCCAAAAAACCCGTGCGGGTGTGCGAGACGTGTTTTGAGGAGCTGCAAGGCTGA